The genomic window AATTTCGGCCGCAACAGCGTGATTCTGGCTTACGACGGCAAATCGGATTTTCTCAAAAACAATGGCATGGTCGAGCGGTACAATGATTCCGGCAATTACGTCGAGGTTCAGCTTCGCCAGGGCGCCAGCCCGCAGGCCTTGCTGGCCGCCGCCATGCAGCACGCCGAGATTTTCCGTTTCGAAATCGTCGAGCCCTCGCTGCACGAAATTTTCATCACCACGGTCAAGGAGAATTGAAGCGCAAGAGGAAAACGAGCATGAACAAAATGTTGACAGTGACGCGGCGGGAATATCTCTCGCGCGTCAAAACCAAGGGTTTTATTTTCGGCACCATTCTCACGCCGCTTTTTCTGCTCGCGATGATGGTTTTGCCGCAAGCCTTGCTTTTTCTCAAATCCGACAAATCCAAACAAATCGCCGTCATCGATCAGACCGGCGTGATCATGGATTCTTTGATCGTCGCCTTGGATGAAAAGAACGAGGCCGGCCAGCGCCTCTACAATTTTATCAAACGCGAAGCGCCGCCGGAAGAAATTGAGGCGCTGAAAACCGCCCTGTCCGCGCAAATCGACAAGGGCGAGCTGGATGGCTACATTTTTATTCCCGCTTCCATTTATGAAGACGGCAGAGCCGATTATTACGCCAAGAGCGTCACCAACTTTCGTGAGAACGGGCGCATTGCCGGAGCCATCGGCCGCGCCGTGAAAGAAAATCGCATCCGCCAAAGCGGATTGAATTCGGATGAAGTGCGACAGTTGACGCAGCGCGTGAATTTGCGCACGATTCGCCTCGTCGAAGGCGGCAAGGAGGAGGAAGATTTCGGGCGAACACGAATGTTGGTGTGGATTCTGGTGGCGTTTATTTATTTCGCCGTGCTTTATTACGGCCAGATCGTGATGCGCAGCGTGATTGAAGAGAAAAGCTCGCGCGTCATCGAATCGGTGATCTCCTCGATCAAGCCGTTTCAGTTGATGGCCGGCAAAATTTTTGGCGTCGGCGCCGTCGGCCTGACGCAATACTCGATCTGGG from candidate division KSB1 bacterium includes these protein-coding regions:
- a CDS encoding ABC transporter permease — its product is MNKMLTVTRREYLSRVKTKGFIFGTILTPLFLLAMMVLPQALLFLKSDKSKQIAVIDQTGVIMDSLIVALDEKNEAGQRLYNFIKREAPPEEIEALKTALSAQIDKGELDGYIFIPASIYEDGRADYYAKSVTNFRENGRIAGAIGRAVKENRIRQSGLNSDEVRQLTQRVNLRTIRLVEGGKEEEDFGRTRMLVWILVAFIYFAVLYYGQIVMRSVIEEKSSRVIESVISSIKPFQLMAGKIFGVGAVGLTQYSIWALALGLLSFNSGKVAGLFSSRFSNAAQFTMPSVAPETLIFFLVFFVTGYFLFGALYAGLGAMVNSDEEAQQLVFPLVMLVIIPFLCTFFIIGNPNSRLSIILSLIPLFAPITMFARIAVQMPPVWQVAVCLLLLVATILGVIWVVGRIYRVGVLMYGKRPSLPELIKWIKYA